ACAGCTCGTGCACTTTAAGTGTATAATTTCAAGACATGATATAAAAAATTCCCGAGTTATTaacaataattttgtttgcgTTGTTCTATTTCTAAATGTGTGGTAATGATGGAAATGTTATTTGTAATTTAGCGAATTCAGATTTCGTTACCTGTAGCAGTATGTGTCATGATGGTTCCTCCAGAAAtgtttatgatgtcacagaaATATGACGATAATGCAATAATAGATTCatttttcactgtttttttaattaatttgtattatgacCTCAATAAAACTATTTTTGAGGTAATTCAGTTGGGTCAcaagttgaataaaaaatatataaatcacagattaatgaaatataacagaTCGCTTTTTAACCTTAAAATTTTCTTGTTACTTCATGTTTTTCtacaaatattgcaatatttgtatttatacaaaaaaaaactgaaaccTGCCCTATTCTACTCAAcaaaagttatatatatatatctgtattATTGTATTACCAGATATTCACACAGACTCACCAGCTTGTATTAGGATGTTTTTCAGCTGCTTCCAATGTTACTGGCATCATCACCGATACCAATGCCGTATCTGCTTTACTTCATCGGTATAATGCCCTCTCATTCTGGGACTATGCCACAGCAGGTACGTACTATACCCTACTTTcatattaaataataaattggtgAAGGAGCACAGAGTAGGTTGTCGAATTcttctgaaaaaaaaggagacGCAATTTGTCTCaccagtaaactttgaagtgaaAATATAAAGTTTCACCGCAAAATGGAGGTTCATgtacaaacattattttgttgagTAACGCTCCAGAAGTCGTATATATACGAAACAGTTAAAATAGTTGGTTTGCAAGTCCTTCGGAAATAATCTGCTGGTACTATGTGAGAATGTTTTTGTACATGACTTACAATTTTCTACAAGATGATGTTTCTTTCTAACTTTTAGATTGTTGTGGGCCCCACCCTTCCACTGTTGTGAAACGTTCTTGTAATTATGATTAGGAGCTGTATTAATTTGCATATATGGATGAAAACACTTTAATTGAGGTTAGATTGGTttataattgaatttgaatacaTACAGCTCACTTTaactagaaaaaaaagacattgttTATATTTGGTTGGGGAATGAAAAGAGGGGTCATGGACAATATTTGCAATAAAATACAGTAGCtaattcttgtcatttttttttctatcttattGATTTTCAGCACCTTATCTGGATATAGACATGAATCCGGTCGGTTATGAGTAAGTCGAATAACATTTCAATCATTGCACTGGAGactaattttcatttctgtattgTATGATGTAAGAGTGCCATACGCCCCTGCATGAAACAGCTGTATGGTATCGTTCATAAATCTTTATGATCTCACTGTTAGTCACATGTAACTTCTAGCCAAATGTTTTTCCCATAATCAGAGAAAAAATCTTAGTTTTTGATAATTGACTTGAAGGCGGAACACCTACAGTATAGTTCGAGAAATCGTCCCATGAAATCTCATACTTCCATGCAAAGATTATGTAAAGCAAAATTTGTACTGCCGTGTTGaacacatttcattttaatttgctttgatattatatttaaagGTGATAGgtgtacaataaaaaaaataaacaccaaCCTGATGCGAAATGCTATGGTATTGGTATAAGATGCGTATAGGTATAGATGATCTCGATTTTACTTATAAGTAATGTGCAAATCTTCAAGTGATatgatttgttttgttgttgttttggtgTTAACTATTCTATTCCTTATACCATCATGTACATATATCTATTTGTATTAATAGAAAAGGAGTTGATTGTTCCAAAGATGCTGTATTCGTTTCCACGCACAAGTTTGTTGGTGGAGTTGGCACCCCAGGTGAGGATATAAAGGCAGTTTGAAATCACTTttatcttcagaatatattatctttctaaatatattatatttcccTTTTAAGAAATTCGTACATTCTATgtgatataatttcaaatttgagGGCTGGCAAATCTGTACTTCACGTACTATTGTGTATTTCCTCACAAAACCATTGATGGATCAAGACTTAATACATTCAAGAAGTGGTCGAAGCAACTAGGTTATATGGATTAGGTGAGGAGCAaggaaacgaaaaaaaaaaaacataatctggAAAGCACAGAatgcatatttgaagaattGCCAAAACCTCCCCTTTCTGATATTGCATGGTTCATtaatgtcaaattttatcattgtaatgaaaataatcaaactGACATATTTAGTTTTAAATATGGTTCAATATCCAGAAGAACACCTTACAAGCAATCAAATCATGTTAATTTATTGAACCTCCAGCagacattactttttttttattgcaatcattccaatgaaaattaatatagtTTTATTACTGTCAGgatgtttattttatgtattccATATTCATTCGCTTATCAAGGTATTCTGATCGCGAAGAAGAAGTTGTTTGTTAACACTGTACCTCATGCACTGGGAGGAGGCACTGTCCATTATGTAAGTACACATCTCCACATGTccaatatttgaatttattaacagTTGATTATTACGACGTGTTTTAGTGGTCAACAAGACCATTAGTACATATCTTGTACTCGACTCTTATTTACAACGTATAATTAGTAATCTTATTAACTCTACGTCCAGTCAGCAATATTTTAATAATTCTACattattcctctttattttacatcttgCTTGATGAATAAAGATTTACATATTTTACTGTTTTGTTTGTATTGCTTCATCTCACGTCTTGaattatatttgaatatttcttCCTCACAGAGATAATGAAGTAAGGTAATGATATCAGAGTTAACTTTTGCTCCgatgtttcatattttatttgctCTCTTAGAAGCAAACGATTTAATAAGAGAGACTGGTATCATTATTCTCAGGTGTCAAGGAAGATGCATCATTATCTTAAAGACATAGAAGCAAGAGAAGAGGGTGGTACACCAGCCATTGTTGAATCAATTCGGGCCGGTCTAGCTTTTCAAGTCAAACAGGTATATATCATctcaattatatatttcatgcTATTCATCGCCATACAGTTATATGGAGTGTGTCTGagagttttatttttcataagaaATTAATAGTGCCTAACGAAAAAACGTATCCTCATTCCAAAGTCCTATGGAGGGAATGTAAAGTCATCAGTTCAGTCGTTGAACAagcataaactttttttttaatttctaaaagtTACAATCCAATTTTTATAATATTTGCAGAGTAATATGAACGAACTGTGTGTTGGgttgaaataacattttttacaATATGTAGGAATGTGTGATTTAGATATTATTTTGGGGAGAGGGATGTAGGGTGGATTGGATTAATTGTCTCTAAGTTAGGATGGGGTGATGTGTCATCTGACAGCTGATATATCAGCTTCTTAACTGCCTGCTGTGTCGTTACATAGAAAATTTAGTAACAAACCTTTACAGATGCCAACCTCAAATTGAATCATTTTTTCCAACTCGGACCATTACACATTATTGTTATGACTAATGAACcctgtaatataaatcataattcTGCTTGCTCAAGGAAAGCGAATATTGTTATAAAACGATAAATACCACGAGAATGATGGATAAGCATGTCATAAATCTGCTATAGAATTATTAGTTTTGATCAATTTGCATGGGCAATGCTTgggtaaaaaattatttttattttaagtttatgaattattttcaggtgaagataatttgtacattttttatcCAGCTAGTAACAGAAAGGGAAATTCTTAATTTGATGATTGATGCAATCTCTTTTGATTTAGGTTTTGTAACATACTTTGCGATTGGTAATTTTGTAAGATCAATTTGCATTTTTGACACAAGATCAAAACAATAAATCTTTAATCTTGAGCATAATGATAGTTTTATTGATACTGTTACAGAGCAGGTCTGTAATGTGACTTATAAAAACTGCATATGTGTTTTCTGTGAATTTGAACATTTATTGACAAATGGATTAGATTGTTAATCCTATTGTTTCATTTCGCTTAATAGGCCGTCGGACCTGACTTTATtgaagagagggaagaagaGTTGGCACGGTGAGTAGCAATCTCGGTTATATTTTCCAGGTAGAAATAATCCTTTGTTTATgctgttaccaaaatgaaagaaatataactTGGCAGCAGATCTATGATTGAACACTGAAGTTTTGCATGACATCCGATGGCTTAAGGTTTAAGGAAGGGTAGAAGGATAATTGATACATGCACTCATCGCTCTTAATCCCTAACCCATTTACGACACGGCAACTTTTGTGTTAGCCacgtaaaaatatatcaaggtTAAAAGTGACTTTTGTAGGCCGATAGTTTTATTGTCTTTATTTCAGTTCTTTcggtcatgatatttggcaatTGAACTCTTTTTTATCTGACGTATTCGTCAGCACTGCAATATGTATTCGGGCAGGTCATGAGTTGCAAACAGTCTGGGCTCATGACAATGCTTGTGACTGTGGTTAAATCTAAGCCATATTTAGAGGGATGgttcgggctgaaaatatttatatctaaataaatagagtaaaattcacaaagcaaattgctgaaaatttcatcaaaatcggataacaaataacgatgttattgaattttaaagtttatcaatattttgtgaaaacagttatttgcacatgatcgtcatgaatattcattaggtgggctgatgatgtcacatccccactttcctttttattatgttattacatgatatcattttaatgtttcatttttaattcttgtataaatgatgtgtctccattatgatgaaataagttgcggcaataaataactaatgtacttaatcagttgccaatccaattgttttagttcttggtagaaaaaatttgaataaacctaatttcatataataaaatacaaaagaacaagtggggatatgacatcatcagcccacctaatgaatattcataaagacatgcctagaactatttcaccggaataatgcaaatctttaaaatccaataacttcgttatttgttatccgattttgatcaaattttcagcattttgcttagtgaattttactttatttattattgagatataaatatctccagcctggaccatccttTCAAAGCTTTTGGAGttgtgaaagaacaaaaattaGAGAGGAGATATACTGCCagatgattttcttttaatcgACCTGGTTAACTTTGAACAGATCCCTTGAAATATCCCCGTCCATTCGAAGTTCCGCTGTCGGCATAATTCAATATCCCAAACAtatccccttttccttttcacGCATAGATTAGTGATACATGAACTCGAGTAGCATATACAGCATCTAGTAATTCTGTCCTACCTCCCctctgcccccctccccttctcacCGGCCCTCTTCTTTCTCACCtccttctatctctctctttctctctctctctctctatatatatatatctatctatctttctctctcttataCACTTTCCTTCCATTTCACACAAATTAATGCACACACCCCTTGAATCGTCTTTCTCTTGTTCTTTTCTCgttcttttatttctcttagTGTTCTCTCTATGACGTTagtttatcattttctttgttgTATTCCAGTagaaaatcatgtatttcatcAATAGTGGTAATCTTATTAGTAGGTTGATAATCCATCTTGCTATTTTACCCAATCTAATTCCCATACACAAACCCTGATCACACAATATTTGTTCCCCTGTCTACACGCtccatgactttttttttttgtattgccaCGAACCCGTCAAAATCTGACAGCGTTAATTTTCGTCCGCGTAACAGTGATGAGCGCAGACACATCGTTCTGTCGTGTCACTTATTTCTGGCCTTTAAAATGGAGAGAAAAAGCACGTAATCAGATGTAATGTGAGGTTCCGACCTGATTCGAGTCTGCTTCAGCCTGATAATTATGATGGACCAGAGCGCAGAGCTCTACGTTCGGTCACTCCCATAATTAGGTTTCCCTCTCAAAGGCAATGCAAGTCGTGTaaagaaaatttgtgaaatatccACAGCATGTAGTTTTTCACTCATTTAAATTGCTTTCATTcatatataaatgaattaaacTGATGGATTTCAAGTTGTCTTTTAAAACTATTGCATGTAAAGCGTAAATAGATCTTAGTCTATAAATGAACACAGGATATGAATTTGTCTATGCGTTTTGTCGGTGTTTAACAGAGCATTATCAGTTTATCTGTTTTATTGGTATTTCAAATGAATATAATAAAGTGTAAGTATGGATATGCCCAGGATTTATTCATCAAGATATTGATGTTACAACGAATTGCTTCAAAAATCTGACGAGTTAtgaattatattaatttcattacaGGCGAGCCTTCACAAGGTGGCAGCACAATGAGAACCTGATTGTCCTTGGCAGCCGAGAGGTGGCGCGCTTGCCAATCTTCTCATTTCTGATTCGGCATCCACAGACTGGCAAGCTCCTCCATCATAACTTCATCGCTGTACTCTTGAACGATCTATTTGGTATCCAGGCACGAGGGGGATGCGCTTGTGCTGGACCATACGCTCATGTAAGTGCCATTCTCCTAAATGTGGTAGATAGAGAGAGGTAATAAGTCGTGAATCTTTGCTGCCACCCACTGtggcatgaaataaaaatggtccctgttatttacatttttgttcGAAGAagccattccttttttttttctttagtagGCTTATTATCAGTATAACAGTTTGTAAGACAGATATTTGCAACAAAATCAGAGTATAGTAGTGATTTCTCGAACATATTGGGATTCTATCGTCGTTTCATGTCTATATTATATTGTGCAATCAACAGTACATGTACTTGGAATAAGCAACATACAAATGTCGATGTCAATTTAAGTTCAAGGTCATCACTGTCATGAACGTTATTTGTTATTTACCCCCTTTAAACCGATGAGGTACAGTTTAATCCCGATTGGGGTGCAATGACTGTACTTTTGAGCCCATCTGTCATCACTGTGCCCCTCTTTGCTCGCATTAGTAGACTAACTTACACCCCATCTAGGGATCAATGTACGGAAAACTGGATCTATGGGGTCGATGAAAACCCTGATTAAGCAAGATATCCTAATCTGTTCGTATTAGGAAAGCGGGTGAAATAAGAATTTTATCACTCCCTAATTTTCTTGATGTCTTTTGATCATTGCACGCTTTAGAAACATCTCAATAAATGCCTCTAAATCTTTTTGGTGGTATTCTTGCGAACAGCTGTCAAACACATATCGGGGATTGAAATAATACCTCGTAAAAAGTATGTTTAAAGATAACATGTCGGTAGAGGGGAGAATACCAACACAGCATTAAAATGATTTCTTAGATcaacaaatatgaatattcaggTTTATTAAGGTACAcaatcattcattttgaaaaaaaaaagaaatcattgaaTGACTAGAATATGGCGAGTTTGTCGACCACCAACTTCCAGCTGAATAAGATTAAtcttttattgaataaatatatacatataaatatttgaaatgctTTAAGTTCTGAAGTTGTCTTCTTTGTGTTTTATTAGGACTTGCTTGGAATCACAGAGGAAAATGCCTTGAAGTTTTTCGAGCTGATTCGCGAAGACAGAAAGAACAAATGCAATGAAGAGCCATTGGAAAGTGTCAGGTGCGACCATCTTGTCAGTTTGAATAGGTTTAATAAGTTATTGATAATGTATAATAGCTAGTTGATATCgttttacattttttacattttatttcaatgctGAACAATCCATACTTATAAAGTTATTGTTCTTGGATTCGGTAAATGAGTCACTCTAAATAACCATTACTTTCAGAGAGTGCGCCCTTTTTAACCTAAACTCGAGTTAGGGGTTGTTCCTCCTACGTTTTACTTACCTCAAAATGATagcttgataatgatgataatacaatTAAACATTGCTTTGTGGATCCTAATCATAGACTTAAAAGAACATGATCTCCAAAAGAAGGGTATCAGCCAAGATCGATCTTGCAAGAACCATCTAGGTGCACTGTCATTAGAACACCTTGCAATATTGTTGCCTGCCCTTTTTTTATCAAGTATCATTATCGTttgttcttcttcatcattaGACCCGGATTTGTGAGAATAAACTTGCCTTACTTTGCTCCTGATGACGTCATTGATTACGTGTTGACAGCCGTTGACCTCGTAGCGACACACGGATGGAAAATGCTTCCCCAAGTGAGTATTGGATTTAAACCACCGAGCTCCTATGCTAAAaactatttttatttgatgcatATAACCCTAATAAAACTGAGTAACTTAAATACACATTCATACAGAGGTCCAAAGATATTATCAAATAATCATGcttgaaacaaattaaaatttaattgaaaaggaATTTTTTGGTAAGCATTTTAAGATCATGGAAAAAAAACAAGGCTTTGGAGGGTACCCGGGTGTTGACCTATGAGTATTTTTTTGAGGGGAAGCGTTCATTCTACTATAATCATTTTAACAGGTATAGACCTTGACTTAAACACAAGAGGCATAATTGCGTCGTTTTTGTGAAATGGATTCATCATCATGTACTTAATGTCGGCTTGTTAGCGTTTGTTGGTTGTGGTTTGTTTAACTCCCGGGTTTAATTTCAACTCTAATCAGTAAGACCTTGTTGTCCATGTAATAAATCACGAAGAAAAACTCAATTGATCCTGTAAAGGGTGGTATCTTACTCATCACCTCAAGGGTGATGTAAGGAAATGCCCACGTTCGATTCTGAAACTAAGAATAAACCTGAAGTAAAGGCATATAAATCTTACATTGTTCTTTTCAGTATCACCTTGATGTAAAAACGGGTTCGTGGACTCATCGCCAATGGAAAGACACGGAGAGTGGTCCTGGTTACCAGAGTCTCTTCAACATCAGTTATCAACAGGGATCTTTTAAGTTTCAGGGAGTCAAAGAAACCTCTCCAGTTTCCCATCAGAAAATGTCATTCATGGTACATACAACATGCTTTAATCCCATCTATTCTAATTATGTTATCTTGACAGTCACACGGTTACATTTTTACGTTTGATTCAGTATGATGGCTGAATGTACACATTAGTTCAAGATTCTAAGCTGTAATTTCACACTTAATTTTGATGGCAAGAGAActaatatcaatgatattaGCTGACAGCTTAATTGAAAAGAAGATGcattttgcaatataatgtaTCTAAATAAGTAGAAATGAATAGATGATATCGTAAATAGATAGTATAATAAAGGAATAGATGAGTTAATAATATCATGAATTATGAATCATAAATAGGTGAAGAAATAcctaaagaaataaagaaaatagctAATAGAAATTAATAATTGAATTAATAACTGAGTAAATAAGCCATGAATAAACAGAATAAGCATAAGGAAGAAGCAGAATAATGAATAAACAGATAGTAATTTgttacattttttctttctcgaaGGCCTATCTTGAGCATGCCATGGAAGAATTCGAAAAGGCAGAAAGTGGTCACTTGGTAAGTTTTCGTTCTAGTTAAGATGATTTCCTGCCCTTTCGAGGCAAAGAGACAAGatgtcaaaaatgaaaaacatcgTTTCATGctttttttagatgaaaaccAATTCAACAATATTTAATTATTATAGTTATGAATATAATTCCATTATGAATCTCATTTTTCTTCTCACTGTATCCATTTAACTCTCTATATAAATTGTACTTTCGCTTGTTTTCAGTGAACCTTCTTTTACCTTTTACTGAATAGACATGACgtaataagaacaaaatgtaTGAATGAGTACCACGAGGATATTCAAATCACCAATTTATTACTCGTGTAATTTGGTCACCAAATATAAGCCTATGTACATGTGGTGTATATTGGAGCTTTatctatttccattttttatttcctcGTTAACAGGCTTATGAATCCTTAAATGATGAAGAAGTCACCCTTGCTGATTACCAACAGTTTTTGTGGTTCTTACAACCCTGTGAGGCTGCCAGCTCTCTCATGGCTCTCTGCTGGACCGATCAGGAAACCATGGTAGAAGATCACCAAGTCACCAACCTTGACGTACCTTCAGATGACATCCTGGTAGACAGTATCGACGCCATATATTGGCGGGATAATGGTTCCAGCATTCATTCTTATTCTGATGAGGTAGCCACTGTACCCACATCTATGAAGCCATTGAGGTCACCACCACCCATCGCACCAGTGACGTATGGATGGGTTCCATCTTCGCCGTACTATGATGACACTGCTGTTGTACCCGATGACGATTCCCTGATGACACCCTCTTTCCAGGACAATTATCACCTCTATGGTAGTGACATCGCTTCCGGTGCTACCTACAACAACTGGCTGAAACCCCATAAAGCCTATGACATCGGCTATGTGAAGGGTATCGACGACCATGGGGTGACGGGGTCGTCAAAGGACTATGATTACCGTCGTGTCCATAGTCATGAAAGTGGGTACAGCACTGATGACGATGTTTATTGAGCGGCTTGGTGGCTCCGAGGCTCTGACTGTCCTGGCAATCGTATTTGTGGCAAGTTTCCAGGTACATGCTTAGACCTCAGCCGAAGCTTTgctcattttttctcttttgcattAGCTACATTTGCTGATATGCTTTGCAGATTTGCTTTACAAGCGCCTGACGAAAAAAAGCTCATTGGAGTTATAAAACCAATtactttgtttacaaataatTGGTTACATGTCCTTTCAGGATAGGGCATTTTGAAACCATCGCATTTTGTTACAAATTACTGTATTGCACAGTGTGTATCTTACGCATTTGCATGTTGCGTTGTGTTGTTTATTACTTTGCTTTAGAGGGAAAATAGAAAATAGAACGTGCTTGTAGTGTATGTTGATATGTGCTTATGAAGTTCTGGAGTTCAAATACGCTGTGACATTagtagcattttcttcttacatAAAATTGATATGAAAGAATGCCTCGTTTCTAAACACATACTATATTGTTACTATTTTCTGCAATTCCCTCTCTAGTGGCTAAAACTTCCATCAAGCCCTAGCTAGAGAAAAGCATTGTGAAATAAAAGGAATAAATGTCTTTATGACAGCCCTAATATCGGAGATTCAGGGTTACTACTGCCCTGATTGTTACGCTTTTATCGTAAATAATGGACCTGGATATTCTAAAATTTATCAGGGTTATATGAGGATGAAATAACAATATTCTTTGTGATAAACTCTATTAAATTCATTCAATGTTTATCTTAATCAAATTTGGAAATGTTTGTCATGAAAATACGTGTTACATGGGtctttgtttgtgaaaaaagcTAACCACTTAAGAGTGTCACAAATAATATTTATCTTCCGTACTCGGGAATATGCGGTCCGTCGTTTAACAAGCTTACGTGattatttatctttcaaatattattttaattttttaattggcATAATATTCGTGCTTGTGGAAACTAATATTATTTCATCACTTTTTATGTACAATTTCTGGTTTTCTTTCTTCGTTGCTGGGAACGTgatttgttttatctttattataACGAGTAGTCTGAAATTACATGTAAGGCATGAGATGACTTGAaatgtattgatttatttccAAATATGGACAGTACTGTTATTCGTTAATGCTCAGTTATAATTCTATATAATTCTGGGTATGATATTGTATgcgattgtacatgtatatgttaaatAGTTGGTGAAATAATCgtatttgttaatatttttatgtatattAGTACTTGTATTAAGATGGAATTCATTGATGTAAATAGCAAAAAGTAGAGAGATGAAAGTGAGGGTCaatgtaaataaatttgtaCTTTATGTATACAATTCAACTGTAAAAATACTGTACTATGTGTATATAGATTTGGACTATCATAAACGTGATATAATATCAAGAAAAAACCTTAAACACACCCTATCTTAAATCGATATAAGGAAAGTGAGATACTTTATAGTAATATAATGTCTCGGTGAAGGTGtgtaatgatatatattttgcaaaatatagCTGAAGTTGCCTTTATGCAGTGCCTTATCGTTTCAGCAAAATTTGATGGATGGAATTCATCCTTTTCGTGATAAATTATGTTGGAAAAATTACCCAATTTCTGCTATTGTTCTTCTGTTTCGACAACTAGTGATATTTATTCCATATATTAATGAGACTTTCACGAACTGTTCTTGTTCGAGTGATCGAGTTGTTATGGTTTTGCAACAAAAACATAAATCAGTATTCATCAGTGTATCATATTGTAAGAAATGTACTTCatatatttgtaagaaaatatgcGTTTAGTTTAATCTTGCGGTGTATAACTCGGGAAAGGATAGTCTTATAAACGGAtcagtaaaataaaaatgataatgttcACTGGCATGTGACATAATTTGTATTGACACTTGTAACAAAACAAATCGTCTCATCTAAT
This genomic interval from Lytechinus pictus isolate F3 Inbred chromosome 3, Lp3.0, whole genome shotgun sequence contains the following:
- the LOC129257406 gene encoding uncharacterized protein LOC129257406, encoding MLPEHTPHHPAATGADMLPDDRQTLLQHISDNVIGGESTFTGPFGEKRVVYCDYTASGKPLRFIENFLADNVYPFYANTHTTTTITSKQTTRFRHESREIIKQCTNCGEDDALIFTGSGSTGAIHKLINVMEMHGERARNTVVLVGPFEHHSNILPWKEIGAQVVRVQQTSEGLVDLEDIETKLKIFTQTHQLVLGCFSAASNVTGIITDTNAVSALLHRYNALSFWDYATAAPYLDIDMNPVGYEKGVDCSKDAVFVSTHKFVGGVGTPGILIAKKKLFVNTVPHALGGGTVHYVSRKMHHYLKDIEAREEGGTPAIVESIRAGLAFQVKQAVGPDFIEEREEELARRAFTRWQHNENLIVLGSREVARLPIFSFLIRHPQTGKLLHHNFIAVLLNDLFGIQARGGCACAGPYAHDLLGITEENALKFFELIREDRKNKCNEEPLESVRPGFVRINLPYFAPDDVIDYVLTAVDLVATHGWKMLPQYHLDVKTGSWTHRQWKDTESGPGYQSLFNISYQQGSFKFQGVKETSPVSHQKMSFMAYLEHAMEEFEKAESGHLAYESLNDEEVTLADYQQFLWFLQPCEAASSLMALCWTDQETMVEDHQVTNLDVPSDDILVDSIDAIYWRDNGSSIHSYSDEVATVPTSMKPLRSPPPIAPVTYGWVPSSPYYDDTAVVPDDDSLMTPSFQDNYHLYGSDIASGATYNNWLKPHKAYDIGYVKGIDDHGVTGSSKDYDYRRVHSHESGYSTDDDVY